A window from Salvia miltiorrhiza cultivar Shanhuang (shh) chromosome 2, IMPLAD_Smil_shh, whole genome shotgun sequence encodes these proteins:
- the LOC131011265 gene encoding uncharacterized protein LOC131011265 yields the protein MDKSWINLNNRRLPQYEEGVRQFLSFAYATKDVQEKIRCPCKRCNNVLYQSRDDVEADLLQYGFIKDYAIWMLHGEELPDSDSDEDEDEGMIDGHDINEGRENIAGADGYEFFDTQDMSRRRK from the exons ATGGATAAAAGTTGGATCAATCTCAATAATAGACGGCTCCCTCAATATGAAGAAGGTGTTCGTCAATTCTTAAGTTTTGCATATGCTACTAAGGATGTACAAGAGAAGATTAGATGTCCTTGCAAAAGATGCAATAACGTTTTATACCAGAGTCGAGATGATGTTGAGGCTGATTTGTTACAGTACGGTTTTATTAAAGATTATGCCATATGGATGCTTCATGGGGAAGAACTTCCTGATTCTGATtctgatgaggatgaggatgaagGAATGATTGATGGGCATGACATAAATGAGGGCCGAGAAAATATTGCAGGTGCAGATGGTTATGAGTTTTTTGATACACAAG ATATGAGCAGAAGACGGAAGTGA